A single Micromonospora luteifusca DNA region contains:
- a CDS encoding type ISP restriction/modification enzyme, translated as MPDPTAEAVAAFGARVAEKTGRGGDPEDQLRSPLEELLRRMGRHLGIDAIPYGEVRLDVVRARPDFAVDVGGVRVGYVELKADGHGIPSTWRRPTKRERLQWEKLKALPNVLYSDGTAWARYTYGELAGSVVHLEGDLSGGRRPLRANGPEFEALIQEFLLWQPEQPRTLAQLIRIVAGLCRLLRDEVGAILADPTRDLAHEELSLLADDWRDLLFPDLDDAGFADAYAQTVTFALLLARIDGIVFDETPMHEIARLLGKKHSLMGRALAVLTDNDAAYELRMIDTLLRVIGCVDWSTIDNGRGDIHADLYERFLSIYDPTLRRRSGSFYTPQPVAGAVVDFVDEILRDRFDRSWGFAAHDVTVVDPAMGTGTFLVEVLRAVSATIDAKQGAGARGPRLRQFFQQRLVGFEIQAAPYAVTELRLHEAMKAQFRTELPPSEYRFLTDALEDPDTQQGRLRAAYRVIERSRLEANRIKREMPVMVVVGNPPHVENTRGRAPWIEERRKTPLLPGTCPDRPSLDEFRVPGGGRYESDLYGLPWCFWRWALWKAFEAHPGEPQGIVAFVTPSSFVKGKSFEGMREYLRRTCDEGWIIELSPEGNRPQQHTRLFGPDVGRQLCVAIFARYGQGDRTTPATVRTLALTGAREDKLQRLQELCLPDPGWQRCRADWRAPFLPEPDTDWGRYPGLKQLFPESSRGVTAGRTWIYSPDADTLERRWRRFIQAGEGLRRRMLPESRDRKLDTVVRPLPGMPGPAGPLAAETGPAPTAVRVAYRSFDRQWVLPDSRLMVMPRPPLWAVRSPHQIYLTEQNSQPIDSGPGVTFTQLIPDLHHYNGRSGRVFPLYCDTSTERPNVAPGLCAMLAETLGTEVAAADVMAYVAAVTAHPGYTERFRQELQHPGVRVPLTADANSWAEGVSIGREVLWLHTFGQISLGERPISFRDFVDAAAPRVQAAIPDEPGALPDSISWEAGSETLLVGSGRIAPVHRRVWEYDVGGMRVVRHWFNYRCSNQRHRRRSSPLDDEELNRWSSDLTDELLEILAVLGGCVAAEPRQLQLLDRICAGRLISVADLAAGGVLPVQGAAKITTVDEGRIPRLF; from the coding sequence GTGCCAGATCCCACCGCTGAAGCGGTGGCTGCCTTCGGTGCCCGAGTCGCGGAGAAGACCGGTCGAGGCGGTGATCCCGAAGATCAGTTACGCAGTCCGCTGGAAGAGCTGCTTCGTCGCATGGGCCGGCACCTGGGGATCGACGCAATTCCCTACGGAGAGGTCCGGCTCGACGTGGTGCGTGCGCGCCCCGACTTCGCCGTGGACGTCGGGGGAGTCCGCGTCGGGTACGTCGAGCTGAAAGCCGATGGGCACGGGATCCCCTCGACCTGGCGTCGCCCCACGAAACGTGAGCGCCTGCAGTGGGAGAAGCTCAAGGCCCTACCGAACGTCCTCTACTCCGACGGCACTGCCTGGGCGAGATACACCTACGGAGAACTGGCTGGCTCCGTTGTTCACCTGGAGGGCGACCTCTCCGGCGGTCGGCGCCCGCTGCGGGCGAATGGGCCCGAGTTCGAAGCCCTCATCCAGGAGTTCCTGCTGTGGCAACCCGAACAGCCGCGAACCCTGGCCCAGCTCATCCGGATCGTCGCCGGGCTGTGTCGGCTGCTGCGCGACGAGGTTGGTGCGATCCTCGCGGACCCCACCCGTGATCTGGCCCACGAAGAGCTGTCGCTGCTCGCCGATGACTGGCGTGACCTGCTGTTTCCCGATCTGGATGACGCCGGCTTCGCGGACGCTTACGCCCAGACCGTCACCTTCGCGCTGCTCCTTGCGCGCATCGACGGAATCGTCTTCGACGAGACCCCGATGCACGAGATCGCCCGTCTGCTCGGAAAGAAGCACTCCCTCATGGGCCGGGCTTTGGCGGTGCTGACCGACAACGACGCCGCCTACGAGCTTCGGATGATCGATACCCTGTTGCGGGTCATCGGTTGTGTGGACTGGAGCACCATCGACAACGGGCGGGGCGATATCCACGCCGACTTGTACGAGCGCTTTTTGTCCATCTACGACCCCACGCTGCGGCGGCGCAGCGGATCCTTCTACACTCCACAGCCCGTGGCGGGTGCGGTCGTCGACTTTGTGGACGAAATTCTGCGTGACCGGTTCGATCGTTCGTGGGGGTTCGCCGCCCATGATGTCACTGTCGTGGATCCCGCCATGGGTACCGGAACCTTCCTAGTCGAGGTGTTACGAGCGGTCTCGGCGACGATCGACGCCAAGCAGGGGGCGGGCGCGCGAGGACCACGATTGCGGCAGTTCTTCCAACAGCGTCTTGTCGGCTTCGAGATCCAGGCCGCGCCCTACGCCGTCACCGAACTTCGGCTGCATGAGGCGATGAAGGCGCAGTTCCGCACCGAACTTCCCCCATCCGAGTACCGGTTCCTCACCGACGCGCTGGAAGATCCCGATACTCAGCAGGGTCGGCTGCGGGCAGCGTACCGGGTCATCGAACGCTCTCGCCTGGAGGCGAACCGGATCAAGCGTGAGATGCCGGTCATGGTTGTGGTGGGCAACCCTCCGCACGTGGAGAACACGCGAGGCCGAGCACCGTGGATCGAAGAGCGGCGGAAGACGCCCCTTCTTCCGGGCACCTGTCCGGATCGGCCCTCGCTCGACGAGTTCCGGGTGCCCGGCGGAGGTCGCTACGAGTCGGACCTCTACGGGCTGCCATGGTGCTTCTGGCGCTGGGCGCTGTGGAAGGCCTTCGAGGCTCACCCCGGTGAACCGCAGGGGATTGTGGCCTTCGTGACGCCGTCGAGCTTCGTCAAGGGCAAGTCCTTTGAGGGCATGCGCGAGTACCTCCGACGGACCTGCGACGAGGGATGGATCATCGAGCTGTCCCCTGAGGGGAACCGACCACAGCAACACACCCGCCTATTCGGTCCGGACGTCGGCCGGCAGCTCTGCGTTGCAATCTTCGCTCGCTACGGCCAGGGCGACCGGACGACCCCGGCGACTGTCAGGACCCTCGCACTGACCGGCGCGCGGGAGGACAAACTCCAGCGGTTGCAGGAGCTGTGCCTTCCCGACCCAGGGTGGCAGCGTTGTCGCGCGGACTGGCGGGCGCCGTTCCTGCCGGAACCCGACACCGACTGGGGCCGCTACCCGGGACTGAAGCAGCTCTTTCCGGAGTCGTCCCGCGGTGTGACGGCAGGACGGACCTGGATCTACTCCCCGGACGCCGACACCCTGGAGCGCCGCTGGCGCAGATTTATCCAAGCTGGGGAGGGCCTGCGCCGACGGATGCTGCCCGAGTCCCGGGACCGCAAGCTCGACACCGTCGTCCGTCCGCTGCCCGGGATGCCGGGACCGGCCGGGCCGCTCGCTGCGGAGACGGGCCCGGCGCCGACGGCGGTAAGGGTCGCCTACCGCTCCTTTGACCGACAGTGGGTGCTGCCGGACAGCCGGCTCATGGTGATGCCACGACCACCGCTGTGGGCAGTCCGGTCACCGCACCAGATCTACCTGACCGAGCAGAACAGCCAGCCGATCGACAGCGGTCCGGGCGTGACCTTCACCCAGCTGATACCCGACCTGCACCACTACAACGGACGCAGCGGGCGGGTCTTCCCGCTCTACTGCGACACCTCGACAGAGCGACCCAACGTCGCACCAGGGCTGTGCGCAATGCTGGCCGAGACGCTCGGTACCGAGGTGGCGGCCGCCGATGTGATGGCCTACGTCGCTGCAGTCACCGCCCATCCCGGCTATACCGAACGGTTTCGGCAGGAGCTGCAGCACCCCGGCGTTCGGGTGCCGCTGACAGCGGATGCCAACAGCTGGGCCGAGGGGGTGTCGATCGGTCGCGAGGTGTTGTGGCTGCACACCTTCGGGCAGATCAGCCTGGGCGAGCGCCCGATCTCGTTCCGCGACTTCGTTGACGCGGCGGCGCCAAGGGTGCAGGCGGCGATACCGGACGAGCCGGGAGCCCTCCCCGACAGCATCTCCTGGGAGGCGGGCAGCGAGACGTTGCTGGTCGGCAGCGGGCGCATCGCTCCCGTTCACCGTCGAGTCTGGGAGTACGACGTCGGTGGGATGAGAGTTGTCCGGCACTGGTTCAACTATCGGTGCTCGAACCAACGCCACCGACGTCGCTCCTCCCCGCTGGATGATGAAGAGCTGAACCGCTGGAGCAGCGACCTCACCGACGAGCTGCTGGAGATCCTCGCGGTGCTCGGCGGTTGCGTGGCTGCCGAGCCGCGGCAGCTGCAACTACTGGATCGCATCTGCGCCGGTCGGCTGATCTCCGTGGCAGACCTGGCGGCCGGCGGCGTCCTGCCGGTACAGGGAGCCGCCAAGATCACCACGGTTGACGAAGGGCGTATCCCGAGGTTGTTCTGA
- a CDS encoding Uma2 family endonuclease: MTLDDLTAMMAADENHRYEISPEGVVSIMPPPGYNHAIIATRLMVWLAQGGVPAEHIAQAVGLRIPGRDGGVGGRIPDLVVWSKAQADGVWLPVADVLLVIEIVSPGSEGVDTVTKRSEYAAASIPQYWVVDQDAAQTVTMHRLDGDRYVARATMPLAWVLNTGPDEHGLG, translated from the coding sequence GTGACGCTCGACGACCTGACGGCGATGATGGCCGCAGACGAGAACCACCGGTACGAAATCAGCCCCGAGGGAGTCGTCTCGATCATGCCGCCGCCGGGCTACAACCACGCGATCATCGCGACCCGGCTCATGGTGTGGCTCGCTCAGGGCGGCGTCCCAGCGGAACACATTGCCCAAGCAGTCGGGCTACGCATACCGGGCCGTGATGGCGGCGTCGGCGGACGCATCCCCGACCTGGTCGTCTGGAGCAAGGCTCAGGCCGACGGTGTGTGGCTGCCGGTCGCCGACGTGCTCCTTGTGATCGAGATCGTTTCACCCGGTTCCGAGGGTGTCGACACGGTGACCAAGCGCAGTGAATACGCCGCCGCGAGCATCCCCCAATATTGGGTGGTCGACCAAGATGCGGCGCAGACCGTCACCATGCACCGTCTCGACGGCGACAGGTACGTCGCCCGTGCGACCATGCCGCTCGCTTGGGTCCTCAACACGGGGCCGGACGAGCACGGCCTCGGCTGA
- a CDS encoding DivIVA domain-containing protein, producing MNARNQRPEPPSGGATYRSTEYTSLLPWQVRERRFPPTGLGRRGLNPDDVYAFLDRVAGDMAAVYAALAESRRETARIKAGLRRWQTDEARARNERGQAR from the coding sequence ATGAACGCCAGAAACCAGCGACCGGAGCCACCGAGCGGCGGTGCGACCTACCGCTCTACCGAGTACACAAGTCTGTTGCCGTGGCAGGTGCGCGAGCGCCGCTTCCCACCGACCGGGCTCGGACGTCGCGGCCTGAACCCCGACGACGTGTACGCCTTCCTCGACCGTGTCGCCGGCGACATGGCCGCCGTCTACGCCGCGCTCGCCGAAAGTCGCCGCGAGACCGCGCGGATCAAAGCCGGCCTGCGTCGCTGGCAGACCGATGAGGCCCGTGCCCGCAACGAGCGGGGCCAGGCCCGATGA
- a CDS encoding helix-turn-helix domain-containing protein, translating into MPDDIGSTVPRRQLGRLLRQFRNEAGVTLDAAAEALEYSRQKIWRLECGQGSVRVLDVKAMCELYGVSPEMTEAMRGLAAETKSKGWWHAYGDAVPNWFELYVGLESAASRLRRYDESLIPGILQTREYAHALYRLGGMLSEEERERAVQVRLQRQALLFRRLPAAPRLEAVLSEAVLRRGVGGSPVMTGQFAHLTKLSELPNVSVRVLPLSVGPQPGAVAGSFVILDFPPSKGGRAAPEPSVVYSESLTGALYLDKPDELAAYERVWRGLDSLALREAESTDMIKRIAGEMRHD; encoded by the coding sequence ATGCCCGACGACATCGGATCGACCGTGCCGCGCCGACAACTCGGCCGGCTACTGCGACAGTTCCGCAACGAGGCCGGGGTGACGCTCGACGCCGCCGCCGAGGCCCTCGAATACAGCCGGCAGAAGATCTGGCGCCTCGAATGCGGCCAAGGCTCGGTCCGGGTGCTCGACGTCAAGGCGATGTGCGAGCTGTACGGGGTGTCGCCCGAGATGACCGAGGCGATGCGTGGGCTGGCCGCGGAGACGAAGTCGAAGGGCTGGTGGCACGCGTACGGCGACGCGGTGCCGAACTGGTTCGAGCTGTACGTAGGCCTGGAATCCGCCGCCTCCCGACTCCGTCGTTACGACGAATCGCTCATTCCTGGAATCCTCCAGACCAGGGAGTACGCGCACGCGCTCTACCGCCTTGGCGGGATGCTGAGCGAAGAGGAGCGCGAGCGAGCGGTACAGGTTCGGCTTCAACGGCAGGCGTTGCTCTTTCGACGGCTGCCGGCCGCACCCAGGCTGGAAGCCGTGCTGTCTGAGGCGGTACTCCGCCGTGGCGTTGGCGGCTCGCCGGTGATGACCGGACAGTTCGCTCACCTCACCAAGCTGTCCGAGCTACCGAACGTCAGCGTCAGGGTGCTGCCACTGTCTGTCGGCCCGCAGCCCGGCGCGGTTGCGGGATCCTTCGTGATACTCGACTTTCCGCCCAGCAAGGGCGGTCGCGCCGCACCGGAACCGTCTGTGGTTTACAGCGAATCGTTGACCGGAGCGCTGTACCTCGACAAGCCCGACGAGTTGGCCGCCTACGAGCGCGTCTGGCGCGGGCTGGATTCGCTGGCCCTTCGCGAGGCAGAATCGACTGACATGATCAAACGGATCGCTGGGGAGATGCGGCATGACTGA
- a CDS encoding UvrD-helicase domain-containing protein, translating to MPQLALANTFWQSYDVLAKPIKAGVRKAMDKFQLLTIAELHADKGLHLESVNNARDPRMRTIRVTDFWRGVVLAPDDGSDTFLLLNVVPHDDAYTWAAKRLYTVNTATRALEVRNVVAIEQLTPALEKAAAEAPTLLFARHSNTVLRDLGIDDQVLRAVRTIIDKPQLDAFGTLLPEDQFEVLQYLAEGFTPDEVYRDVVAERRPADATSEPSESLAVAIANTKSRIALVTRPDELAEILDKPFAAWRVFLHPSQRRVAYRVSYNGSAQVTGGPGTGKTVVALHRVKHLLSRTPDSRVLLTTYTNALAAALRENLALLLVDEQQLARVEVTTVNALANRTVRTIAGRVSTPIGDVDERQVWRRVCRRLTLPWTEQFLAQEFRHVILAQDVQSREEYRAASRRGRGSALGPRQRDRVWDAVEMFQKELAAAGTQTHLQICAQAARLLADADRTKHGYEHVVIDEAQDLHPAQWRVLRAAVALGPDDLFITGDPHQRIYDSRVSLGSLGISVTGRSSRLRVNYRSTEEILAWSTGVLVGSRIEDLGGDGDDSLAGYRSLLHGKRPHSAGYPTSQAEVAALVERVGEWLRQGVAASEIAVCARFNLTLNAVRDALADAEIPSALVRDQPGADINGVRLATMHTMKGLEFRCVAIVGVTARAVPFAKEVTPSEVDPLQHESDLLRERCLLFVASTRAREALHVSWSGQPSPFLAIATRAL from the coding sequence GTGCCGCAGCTCGCCTTGGCCAACACCTTCTGGCAGAGCTACGACGTTCTGGCAAAGCCGATCAAGGCCGGTGTACGCAAGGCGATGGACAAATTCCAGTTGCTCACCATCGCTGAGCTCCACGCCGACAAGGGCCTGCACCTTGAGTCGGTGAACAACGCGCGGGACCCGCGGATGCGAACCATCCGGGTCACGGACTTCTGGCGCGGCGTGGTGCTGGCGCCCGACGACGGCAGCGACACCTTTCTGCTGCTCAACGTCGTCCCGCACGATGACGCCTACACCTGGGCCGCGAAACGGCTATACACGGTGAACACGGCGACCCGGGCGCTGGAGGTTCGCAACGTCGTCGCTATCGAGCAGCTCACCCCGGCACTGGAGAAGGCAGCGGCGGAGGCACCGACGTTGCTCTTCGCCCGTCACTCCAATACGGTGCTGCGCGACCTCGGCATCGACGACCAAGTACTGCGCGCGGTCCGCACGATCATCGACAAACCGCAACTGGACGCGTTCGGCACGCTGTTGCCCGAGGACCAGTTCGAGGTGTTGCAGTACCTCGCCGAGGGCTTCACACCAGACGAGGTCTATCGCGATGTCGTGGCCGAGCGCCGTCCGGCTGACGCGACATCGGAGCCGAGCGAGAGCCTGGCGGTGGCGATCGCCAACACGAAGAGCCGGATCGCCCTGGTGACCCGCCCCGACGAGCTTGCCGAGATCCTCGACAAACCCTTCGCCGCTTGGCGCGTCTTCCTCCACCCATCGCAACGGCGGGTCGCCTACCGGGTTTCCTACAACGGGTCGGCGCAGGTGACGGGTGGACCGGGCACGGGCAAGACAGTCGTGGCATTGCACCGGGTCAAGCACCTACTCTCCCGCACCCCCGACAGTCGGGTGCTGCTCACCACGTACACCAATGCCTTGGCCGCGGCGCTGCGAGAGAACCTGGCGCTACTCCTCGTTGACGAGCAGCAACTGGCCCGGGTGGAGGTGACCACGGTGAACGCCCTCGCGAACCGCACCGTGCGGACCATCGCCGGGCGGGTGTCAACCCCGATCGGCGACGTGGACGAGCGGCAGGTCTGGCGGCGGGTCTGCCGGCGGCTGACCCTGCCCTGGACTGAGCAGTTCCTAGCTCAGGAATTTCGCCACGTAATTCTGGCTCAAGATGTGCAGAGCCGTGAGGAATACCGGGCGGCCAGCCGGCGGGGGAGAGGCTCGGCACTGGGGCCCCGGCAGCGCGATCGGGTGTGGGACGCCGTCGAGATGTTCCAGAAGGAACTGGCTGCCGCCGGCACCCAAACCCACCTGCAGATCTGCGCCCAAGCGGCGCGGCTGCTCGCCGATGCGGACCGCACCAAACATGGGTACGAACACGTGGTGATCGACGAGGCGCAGGACTTGCATCCGGCACAGTGGCGGGTGCTGCGGGCGGCGGTTGCCCTCGGCCCGGACGACTTGTTCATCACAGGTGACCCGCACCAACGGATCTACGACTCTCGGGTGTCGCTGGGCAGCCTCGGGATATCCGTCACCGGGCGCAGCAGCCGGCTGCGGGTCAACTACCGCAGTACCGAGGAGATCCTCGCCTGGTCCACCGGCGTGCTGGTCGGCTCGCGGATCGAGGACCTCGGCGGCGACGGCGACGACAGTCTCGCCGGCTACCGATCGCTACTGCACGGCAAGCGACCCCACTCCGCCGGATATCCGACCAGCCAAGCTGAGGTCGCGGCACTCGTGGAGCGGGTGGGGGAGTGGCTGAGGCAGGGCGTGGCGGCCAGCGAGATCGCCGTCTGCGCCCGTTTCAACCTGACGCTGAACGCGGTGCGCGACGCACTGGCCGATGCCGAGATTCCATCCGCGCTCGTTCGGGATCAGCCGGGCGCGGACATCAATGGGGTACGACTCGCGACGATGCACACCATGAAGGGACTGGAGTTCCGGTGCGTCGCTATTGTCGGTGTCACCGCGCGGGCCGTGCCGTTCGCCAAGGAAGTCACGCCATCCGAGGTGGACCCGTTGCAGCACGAGAGTGACCTGCTCCGGGAACGCTGCCTGCTCTTTGTGGCGAGCACCCGGGCACGGGAGGCGCTGCACGTGTCATGGAGCGGCCAGCCCAGCCCGTTCCTGGCGATCGCCACCCGCGCCCTGTGA
- a CDS encoding DUF397 domain-containing protein, which yields MTDLAGAVWRKSTRSGDNGGDCVEVATNLPRIVAVRDSKDPSGPALTFQPHAWATFITTRKQRRFLD from the coding sequence ATGACTGACCTGGCCGGCGCCGTCTGGCGCAAGAGCACCCGCAGCGGCGACAACGGCGGCGACTGCGTCGAGGTCGCCACCAACCTTCCCAGAATCGTCGCCGTCCGCGATTCCAAGGATCCGAGCGGGCCGGCGCTGACCTTCCAGCCGCACGCGTGGGCAACGTTCATCACTACAAGGAAGCAGCGCCGATTCCTAGATTGA